Below is a genomic region from Brassica rapa cultivar Chiifu-401-42 chromosome A08, CAAS_Brap_v3.01, whole genome shotgun sequence.
CAATAATGAAGACATTAGAAATATATGTAACTGTTGTATAATATGTGAagtataactgatttaataatattatttatgtcAAGGGTCAactaaaagagagagagatggacgTGAGATGAGAGGAGTGATAATATAATTTCACTTATGATTCTCCAGATGCAATACAAAGGGTCGAGAGCTATTTATAGCacaaagaaatatataaaataataaggtCGGTTAAGTAAGTCGGTAAATTTAGATGAGGATGAAACAATCATATTATATCTCCATCTTTatcttcaacactcccccttgaTTATTTATCCTTGTATTACGTAgtgcctcattaaaaacctagTCACGGAAAAACCCTGTGGGATAAAAACCGTgaaaagggaaaaagagtacactGTCGTAATCTCCCCCTGAGAATAATAGACATAGCTTTTTCTTCATAGGTCACGCAGATGCCTCATCCCAATACCGTAGACATGTTTTCGGAATGTTGTAGTCGGAAGAGCTTTAGTGAACAAGTCAGCCGGATTTTCGCATGACCGTACATACTCGATGTCCACCTCTTTATTTTTCTCGAGCTCCCTTATGTATGAGAAAAATCTTGGAGGGATGTGCTTTGTTCTATCGCTCTTAATGTAGCCTTCTTAGAGTTGAGCAACACAAGCTGAATTGTCTTCAAATATTTTCGTCGGCTCTTTTTCGTTGACTATTCCGCTTGATTTTTGTATGTGGTGACTCATTGACCGAAGCCACACACATTCTCGACATGCTTCGTGAAGCGCGATAGTTTCTGCGTGATTCGAAGAGGTTGCAACCAGAGTTTGTTTCTGGGACCGCCAAGAGATCGCGGTTCCACCAATTGTAAAAACATAGCCGGTTTGCGATCGAGCCTTATGAGGATCTGATAAGTATCCCGCATCTGCAAAACCAACCATACCAAACTCGGGTTTTCTAAAATACATTAACCCTAAATCACCTGTACCTTGAAGGTAacggaataaatgttttattccGTCCCAATGCCTACGAGTAGGAGCAGAACTATATCTCGCCAGTAGATTAGTAGCAAAAGCTATATCTGGTCTGGTACAGTTTGCAAGATATAACAGCCCACCGATAACACTCATATAAGGTACTTCTGGACCTAATATCTTCTCGCTATCTTCGCAGGGCCTAAAAGGATCACTCTCAACATTGAGAGATCTACCAATCATTGGAGTACTCAAAGGAGTCGCTTTGTCCATACGAAATCGTTTCAATAACCTTTTCGTATAGTTTGATTGATGCACAAATATTCCTTCTCGGAGATGCTCTATCTGGAGCCCAAGACAAAACTTTGTCTTGCCGAGATCTTTCATTTCAAACTCCTCTTTCATATGAGTTCGAGCATCATCAACCTCCTTTTGATTTCCAATTATGTTCAGGTCATCTACATATACAACAATGATCACAAAGCCAGATGacgatttctttataaaaacgcATGGACATATCGCATTATTAACATATCCTTTACTCAAAAGATATTCACTTAAGCGATTGTACCACATGCGTCCGGATTGCTTTAATCCGTAAAGTGATCGCTGTAACTTGACCGAACAAATTTCCCTGGATTTTTCTTTCAATGCCCCTGGCATTTTCAATCCCTAAGggagtttcatatatatatcgttATCCAATGATCCATACAAATATGCAGTCACAACGTCCATGAGATGCATTTCAAGATTTTTAGACGCTGTTAGGCTCATCGAAAATCTAAACGTAATTGCATTCATGACCGGGGAATACGTTTCCTCAAAATCAATTCCCGGTCTCTGAGAAAAACCTTGGGCAACTAATCGGGCTTTATATCGTGTTACTTCATTCTTCTCATTTACTTTTCTCACGAATACCCACTTATACCCAACATGATTTATATTCTCAGGCGTTATGACTATAGGTCCAAAGACATTTCTTTTATTTAGGGAGAGTAATTCAATTTGAATGGCCTTCTTCCACTCCTCCCAATCATGTCTTTTTTTACATTCTAAAATGGACCTTGGATCgggatcatcattttcatgatcgATTTCTTTGGACACGGAAAAGGAGAACattccatcaacatcttttATCTTATTTCTGATCCATATCTTTTCATCTCGGGCGTAGTTGATGGAAATCTCATACTTTTCTGTTCCCTCCTCGTTATCTGGACCATCTTTATCTATGCCTTctttcagatatttttcagtATCAGATTATTCTAGAACCTTACTTTGTTCAtccaatttctttttctttcgggGATTTTTATCTTTAGAACCCGCTGGCCTCCTCCTCTTTAACTGAACCCTAggttcatttattttatttccacCAGTTTGTTCCTTAGGAACATCAACTCTTGATGGAACATTTTCAGCGGGTATACATGACTTCGTCACCCTTCTCGTATCTGTGAACGCATCTGGTAACTGGTTTGCCAAATTATGCAAATGCATAATTTTCTGAACTTCCAGCTCTCTTTGATTCGTAGGGGGATCAAGGTGTAACAACGACGGTGTACACCAAGTAAGCTCTTTAGGAATTTCTCTAATTCCTCCCCCTAATGCTGGAAATTCATCCTCATTAAAATGGCAATCGGCAAATCTTGCCGTAAACATATCACCAGTTACTGGTTCCAGATACCTTATTATACTTGGTGACGTATAACCCACATAAATTCCCAATCTCCTTTGTGGGCCCatttttgttctttgtggcggaGCTATCGGAACATAGACCGCACACCCAAAGACACGGAGATGGGATACATCTGGCTCTTGCCCAGATGCCAATTGTAAAGGAGAGTATTTATGATATGCACTCGGTCTTAGCCGAACCAGTGCAGCCGCATGCAATATAGCATGACCCCATACAGAAATTGGGAGCTTTGTTCTCAAGACTAACGGTCTTGCAATCAACTGCAACCGTTTTATCAATGACTCGGCCATGCCATTTTGTGTATGCACATGGGGAACTGGATGTTCCACATCAATCCCCATTGACATACAATAATCATCAAAGGCTTGCGATGTAAACTCACCAGCATTATCAAGCCTTACTTTCTTAATGGCATACTCTGAAAACTGCGTTCTCAGCTTTATTATCTGGGCAATGAATTTTGCGTAAGCCGTATTTCGTGTCGTCAAAAGAGACACACTTGACCATCTACTAGATGCGTCAATCAATACCATGAAATACTTAAACGGCCCGCACGGTGGGTGGATCGGCCCACATATATCACCATGTATTCTTTCTAAAAACATTGGTGATTCATTGCCTACTTTTGCTGGTGATGGCCGAGTTATAAGCTTTCCTTGAGAACATGCATTACATGTAAACTCGCCCGTTTGCAAAAATTTTCCGTTTTTCAACGGATGGCCATTCGAATTTTGCACTATCTTTCTCATCATGACTGAACCAGGATGTCCTAGCCATTCATGccatattttaaatgtatcagTAAACTTCATGTTTACCACGGCATAGGACTCAGTCATGGTTATTTTCGTACAATATAGTCCAGAGGATAACATTCTTAACTCTTCAAGTATATGTTTTTCTCGGACTTAATGCAAAGAAATTCAATGCCATCTTTACTCATAGTCTCAATATGATATCCATTTCTTCGGATATCCTTAAAACTTAACAAGTTTCTATGAGACTTGGGGGAATACAATGCATAACTTATTTCAAATATCGTTCCCCCTGGCATTGAAAATTTCGCTCTTCCAGAGCCTATAATAATCTTTGCATTACCAGATATTGTACTTACGCTTCCAGCGTAATTTCTTATTTTGAGACTGGAgaaatatttcttatttttgatTATTGTGTGCGTTGACGCACTATCTGCCAAACACAAATCTCCATCCATAGTCTCAAAGTTTGGCATTCTTtctgaatttaaaatattcataaaacatatattattaaacattaaacataacaaacataacatatatcttacaacaaaatatatagatactaTAATACAGTCTATTTGTATCACATCTATTTATATTACTCATCGATACTCTCTGGTTCAACCAGAAAGTCTGATACGTCGAGATGAGTATCATCGTTTAAACCATGAAAGGATGGCCCAGGTTCGTCAGAGATTAAGTTAGTTTCACCTCTTCCTTTCTCTTTTCCCTTTTGGGATTCTCTATACAGATTGGCTAAATGTTTTGGCGTACGACAGTTACGTACCCAATGACCTTTCATGCCGCATCTGTAGCAAACCTTTCCCGTTTGCCTTTTATCATCCTGGCCCTTTTCATTCCTTTCATTTTCGTGGAAgtctttattatttctttcatcATAGGGACGgaatcttcttcctcgtcctcttccACGACCATGATAACGGTTTCCACCACGTCCACGACCTCGTCCTCTTCTATTATCATAACTGGATGATGCAACATTCGCTTCTGGGAATGGAGCAGATCCAGTGGGACGAGCTTGATGGTTTAAAGTCACGAGTTGATTATTCTGCTCCGCTACAAGGAGGACTTGCATCAACTCCGAGTAACGGGTATATCCACTCACTCGGTATTGTTGTTGCAGGATTACATTTTCAGGATGGAACGTGGAGAGAGTTTTCTCGATCATATCATAATCACTTATTTTCTCTCCACATAACATCATCCTCGAAGTAATTCCGAACATCGCGGGATTAAACTCACTAACACTTTTATAATCCTGGAACCGGAGGTGGATCCACTCGTGTTTAGCTTTCGGTAAGATCACATATTTCTGGTGATCGAACCTCTCTTTTAAAGATTTCCAGAGATCACAAGGATCCTCTTTCGTAATATATTCATCCTTTAAACCATCATGGATGTGGTGTCGTAAAAATATCATGGctttagtctttttctcatcCGACACCGTTTTTGAACTATCGATGGTTTCTAAAAGCCCGTTTCCTCTCAGGTGCATCTTTGCACCCACTGCCCAGGTCATATAATTATTTCCCGTAATATCCAGGGCATTAATTTCGAGCTTTGTCAAATTCGACATGATAACTGTATTCatagaataatatataaatataataaaaacggGAATTTAAAGGCATAATTTAAATGCAGAATTTAAAGGcataaaataaaagcataaacttAAATTGCAGAAATTTAAATTGCAGAAATTTAAATTGCAGGAATTTAAATAGCATAAATAAAATCGGGAGGCTCAGCCTACCACATGATCCGAGGAGTCATAGACTACCATATTGATCATTTTTCAAAGTCCGAGGAGACATGGTCTACCATTttgactttatttattttaaggtcCGAGGAGACTTAGTCTACCATTTTTGACCTTTTTATTCACGGAGGCAAAGCCTACCACGTGTTTCTCTGATCGTGAAGGCATAGCCTACCATAACGATCAGTCGGAGAAGGCAGCGCCTATCATCCCGAACGGAGAAGGTCCAGCCTCTCACTctgaaacaataataaaatttaaataaattaagtgtattgaaaatacataaatttaaacattACCTCGGCTGGTTTAAGAACTTTTGGATTGATAAACTTCAGTTGGTCAGAAcctcgtgctgataacgtgttgtatAATATGTGAagtataactgatttaataatattatttatgtcAAGGGTCAactaaaagagagagagatggacgTGAGATGAGAGGAGTGATAATATAATTTCACTTATGATTCTCCAGATGCAATACAAAGGGTCGAGAGCTATTTATAGCACaaggaaatatataaaataataaggtCGGTTAAGTAAGTCGGTAAATTTAGATGAGGATGAAACAATCATATTATATCTCCATCTTTATCTTTAAcagtaacatatttttttatatttggtcACAACATGTTTAATAGGTCTAAATTTTAAACATGCCACAATAATTTTAGATagtactctattttaatagattagatagaaTGGATTTGGAAATTTTCTAACTAACCTTAGTTAAGTTATACAATATAGCGAATGTGTGAATTGATGTGCTTGAATAGTCTCTCCATCATGGATTAGTGTTGGCATGGTAGATGAAAAATTGAAGTATGGTATATATACAGCTATGCTATTTGTTTACACATGTGATATGTTTGTTTGCcatgttcttttcttttatacTATATGGTAATGATTTGACCAAATATATTGTGTgtgttttagacttttagttcaaaaaaaaaaaacgtttggTATTCAATCAAAAGTATTCTTACAATTCTGGAACAAACTAACCAGcaaactcaaaaaaaaacactagtaAGCATCCATAGACTAATCTCGTACAAATGTGGGTAAgaagtaaattttaaaacccAAAAATATCATGAGATCGTGAGAGTGAGAGTGAAAGAGATAGAGTTAGACTCTCAAAGCAAGAACAACATAGATGCTTTTAAACCTCTCTCGTTGTGATGAAAGACCACCTCTCTCCAAACAGACAACCCTTCCATCACAAAAAACCATGGCTTCACATTCCGAAAAGCTAAGACCTATTGATCTTCATAAAACTTCTGAATACGGAGAACTCTGGCAACCTATGACACAACAAATAAACGCATAGATTACCATCATGAAACAAGTGGCAAGGCCTAACCACTCAACTACAAGACCTGAACATTGATGAGTGGCAACAAAGAACTTAAGCTGGCACACAAGAAAAGGTCATTATGTTTATGTTGCAAAATAACTAAGTCGGCAAGGTCAGTGTAATAGTTCCACAACCCCACCAAAACCATCACACAAAGAAATCCAAAGGCAGACCCATGGAGCGCCATTGTCACTATCTGAACACTGAAGGCCAAACTTCAAAGGTCAGAGACCAACTTGTAAAGAGAAAGATATTATCATTGCTTTGTAGGAGCTCTTAATAATACAGCGTAGAAGAGAGCCATGGTTGGCGGAGACCACCACCAACAACCAGAAAAATAGTCCAACTCAAAATTCAGAATCAAACGGGAGAATGACGGATCACCAAGAGAATACACAACCTGAATACTGTAGAGAAACAAAAAACTAGATTGGAAACAACCAGAGACCTCTCAATGGACTCCAAGTACCAGCGAGAACCACCATTCATAATGCTGGAGCCAACTAGAGACTAAACAGGGAAAGGATCCAAGACACCTTAACTGCTCTAACCTCCTAGAAGAACACTAGAAACTGCATCACCGAAACCATCAACGCCACAAATAGAGGACGCCGCAAggaaagaagaggaaaagaagACACCCCATGATACAGAAGAGATAGAGGAAGAAGAGCCTCCTCGGCAGATGCCAAACCACCGGGAGGCTGTGGCGGATCTGAGAACGAAGTCTTGGAAAGGGTCtacttgttttgtttattacttGCTTATGTATATAGCATACGTGAGACGTTATGTGAGTTTAACCAGAAAATATtagaaatgaataaaatattttctttctttactcTCTTGCATCCtttagagagaagaagagatttCTGGTACACCAAAAGAGATTTCTGGTACACCAAAAATAATGTTTGATGATATTGAATTTATTGTTCTTTTGTACTGTTCTACTTGGATTATTCCATACATTTAGAATCTACATAGCCCATTTACAGTGTTCCTTAAAATCGGAtttgttttgaaaatgtttatgtTGTTTATGAACAAGAGAATAAAGTCAAGAATATGTTGTGTAAAATATCTGAACTAATGTAATGTTTGATCTTATGTGATTTTAAAAGTATGATATGCTTGTTTGTTATGTTGAACTTGTGTCAAGTgttattttattacaaatttgTGTCTAATAACTATAACTTCAACATTATCATCTAAATTACACAAAATTGATAGGGGATAATATATAAGCCTTTCCTTTAAGTTGCAAAACCGCAATCATAATAAATGAttgcaataaaaaaaatagtttat
It encodes:
- the LOC117127100 gene encoding uncharacterized protein LOC117127100, with protein sequence MSNLTKLEINALDITGNNYMTWAVGAKMHLRGNGLLETIDSSKTVSDEKKTKAMIFLRHHIHDGLKDEYITKEDPCDLWKSLKERFDHQKYVILPKAKHEWIHLRFQDYKSVSEFNPAMFGITSRMMLCGEKISDYDMIEKTLSTFHPENVILQQQYRVSGYTRYSELMQVLLVAEQNNQLVTLNHQARPTGSAPFPEANVASSSYDNRRGRGRGRGGNRYHGRGRGRGRRFRPYDERNNKDFHENERNEKGQDDKRQTGKVCYRCGMKGHWVRNCRTPKHLANLYRESQKGKEKGRGETNLISDEPGPSFHGLNDDTHLDVSDFLVEPESIDE